Proteins encoded within one genomic window of Agelaius phoeniceus isolate bAgePho1 chromosome Z, bAgePho1.hap1, whole genome shotgun sequence:
- the LOC143692256 gene encoding maestro heat-like repeat-containing protein family member 9 — protein MLDVIMGSSTSRLKKVPTIVRDIYQRLAFITDLSIDYSLDETLQEMTLAQPHDVVVTLLRCAPSCDRVAVAMWRTIISSRRTAEKVLPELLCVLEDWPLHSTSTSDKDNSDVFPLAATRALWEIIHLPECPEMLILYFPHLFVALLFQVFSSTEQMPVKVNDFWRQCQHKHFLPKNPNRCSILVIPSPQCPWIWGQDSWHDLGFSLHTDLH, from the exons ATGCTGGATGTGATCATGGGAAGTAGCACCTCCAGATTGAAGAAA GTGCCGACCATTGTGAGGGACATTTACCAAAGGCTCGCATTCATCACGGATTTATCTATTGACTACAGTCTGGATGAGACCCTGCAGGAGATGACCCTTGCACAGCCACATGATGTGGTGGTGACCCTCCTGCGGTGTGCCCCATCATGTGACAG AGTTGCTGTGGCCATGTGGAGGACAATAATCTCCTCACGTAGAACTGCAGAGAAGGTGTTGCCAGAGCTCCTCTGTGTGCTGGAGGActggccactgcacagcacgTCCACCTCTGATAAGGACAACTCAGATGTCTTTCctctggct GCAACCAGAGCACTGTGGGAGATCATTCACCTGCCCGAGTGCCCAGAGATGTTGATTCTGTATTTTCCCCACCTCTTTGTGGCCCTGCTCTTCCAAGttttctccagcacagagcagatgcCAGTGAAAGTTAATGACTTCTGGAGGCAATGCCAGCACAAGCACTTCCTGCCCAAGaaccccaacaggtgctccattcTGGTCATCCCATCTCCACAGTGCCCTTGGATCTGGGGCCAGGATTCCTGGCATGACCTGGGCTTTTCTCTGCACACAGATTTGCACTGA
- the LOC143692285 gene encoding maestro heat-like repeat-containing protein family member 7: MTMKALLCELQYEDVVSEVERECGWDTLLNTDTHHHTVGLLARAMLRISQSLCYRIARYLFRLLRREEARWEVAAMAFLVEILPCLNIKQWGERILQLFPNYLWRECRVMRLLVLRCLMVLCKRPSMVPTIVRDIYQWLAFITDVSAEHRLDKTLQEMTLAQPLDVVVTLLRCAPSCDRQPEHCGRSFTCPRAQRC, encoded by the exons ATGACCATGAAAGCATTGCTCTGTGAGCTTCAGTATGAGGATGTGGTGTCTGAAGTGGAACGtgagtgtggctgggacacactCCTCAACACTGACACCCACCACCATACAGTGGGTCttctggccag agcAATGCTCAGGATCTCACAGTCTTTGTGTTACCGGATTGCACGATACCTGTTCAGGCTGCTTCGCAGAGAGGAGGCACGCTGGGAGGTGGCTGCCATGGCCTTCCTTGttgag ATCCTGCCTTGCCTTAACATAAAGCAATGGGGTGAACGCATCCTACAGCTTTTCCCAAACTACCTATGGAGGGAGTGCAGAGTGATGCGTCTCCTGGTGCTCAGATGCCTCATGGTACTCTGCAAGAGACCCTCTATG GTGCCGACCATTGTGAGGGACATTTACCAATGGCTTGCATTCATCACGGATGTGTCGGCTGAGCACAGACTAGATAAGACCCTGCAGGAGATGACCCTTGCACAGCCTCTTGATGTGGTGGTGACCCTCCTGCGGTGTGCCCCATCATGTGACAG GCAACCAGAGCACTGTGGGAGATCAttcacctgccccagggcccaGAGATGTTGA